The Candidatus Zixiibacteriota bacterium genome includes a window with the following:
- a CDS encoding GNAT family N-acetyltransferase → MIVLKTGPLELREMTPDDFEELHVVFSDPIAMRYYPRPFTREMTTGWIEWNLRNYEQYGFGLWAVMHTEDERLIGDCGLTIQLVDGVEELEIGYHILRSYWGQGLATRCATACRDYAFDELKRERVISWMNPANTASRRVAEKIGMHLEKETVDSHGKPAVVYSMTPADRRLQGS, encoded by the coding sequence ATGATTGTTCTCAAAACCGGTCCGTTGGAACTCAGAGAGATGACTCCGGATGATTTTGAGGAGCTCCATGTCGTTTTCTCCGATCCCATTGCCATGAGATACTATCCACGGCCGTTCACCCGTGAGATGACAACGGGCTGGATTGAATGGAATCTTCGCAATTACGAGCAGTACGGATTCGGTCTCTGGGCGGTGATGCACACTGAAGATGAGCGCTTGATCGGCGATTGTGGGCTGACGATCCAGCTAGTCGACGGTGTCGAAGAGTTGGAAATCGGCTATCATATCTTGCGGTCCTATTGGGGACAGGGACTGGCCACCAGATGCGCAACAGCCTGTAGAGACTATGCCTTTGACGAGCTTAAGAGAGAACGCGTCATCTCGTGGATGAATCCGGCAAATACGGCATCGCGAAGAGTCGCCGAAAAAATCGGCATGCACCTTGAGAAAGAGACCGTTGACAGCCATGGAAAACCCGCCGTGGTCTATTCAATGACTCCGGCCGACAGAAGGCTCCAGGGCTCCTGA
- a CDS encoding ATP-binding protein, with protein sequence MRMALTIVLVVLAALAVVDLVLDFQHLPEFKIEYLDATDKFRDYSHADLDGDSILEVAKLGWNEKSVEVFDADGFTFPHKFHRTDANLIISLNTVDLDNDGRAEIILGMKDTTGDSVWITVVDWDNQVLCNTVSIKGKDITPQGDFPGWGGIIDSVIAADLDNDGRMELFAQLNTGYDKYPRGLYVYSYPDGNLKWKFLTGGAPDWTAVQDVDGDGLAEVFFGTMAPGNGAEANGISDTCGYIVSLTNDGKLRWKQQVTPWSHHAWMLLLSDSLGTADIYTLRVVGRANSGSSVPIFEKLNAVTGEVVSRCSQGLGNRTRLLPLKTSANYASLLVSDTGVIVMDRDLNKVRAVSLPGCRLYVAKDFDGDKMCEILAVKADSLFILDTLLECKAHFRCDQIRRIDRVFSFNRSLPCKTDIEPASLIYLRESHFSSSKYWFVLSRIIPGKLPWKEQIGEVLRESDWPRASNLAAICFVLGGLVFVSKRRAVDPGDTISTNPGFSHLLTTLTNFNHGQTASTNLNRLAFLIKNIPGEESMLGPFSESLSDAMQTFHQFTRRQIDDVVSAVRRSGLTTIDKKSFEESAARLVSSVLEINPQDVRSLSRHAGHYKKTLPPAVEDVRQHIKQARFDVKRQFQTDVVLETSRVLSSTASEMKEEGIVAPKVSISGDAGARAFFDASEYRTIVEELLSNARRVLKQSDRKSIEVQIELNESIVVRVIDSGPGLASGDFTRVFDRGFSTKSVGGGYGLYHAATTVAKYDGIIRVAESEPFKRTVFLLELTRIQQADS encoded by the coding sequence ATGAGAATGGCTCTGACTATCGTGCTCGTGGTTCTGGCAGCTCTGGCAGTAGTTGATCTGGTTCTTGACTTCCAGCATCTGCCCGAATTCAAAATCGAATATCTGGATGCCACGGACAAGTTCCGTGATTACTCCCATGCCGATCTTGACGGCGATAGTATCTTGGAAGTAGCCAAGCTCGGGTGGAACGAGAAGAGCGTGGAAGTATTCGACGCAGATGGTTTCACCTTTCCTCACAAGTTCCATCGTACTGATGCCAACCTCATTATCTCACTCAATACCGTTGATCTGGACAACGACGGTCGTGCTGAGATCATCCTGGGAATGAAAGACACGACGGGAGATTCGGTATGGATTACCGTTGTCGACTGGGACAATCAGGTGCTGTGCAACACGGTGTCGATCAAGGGAAAGGATATAACTCCTCAGGGAGATTTTCCGGGTTGGGGTGGAATTATTGACTCAGTTATTGCAGCCGATTTGGACAACGACGGTCGCATGGAGCTGTTCGCCCAACTGAACACAGGATACGATAAGTATCCTCGGGGGCTCTATGTCTACTCCTATCCTGATGGAAACCTCAAGTGGAAATTCCTGACGGGCGGTGCTCCGGACTGGACAGCGGTTCAGGATGTCGATGGCGACGGATTGGCTGAAGTGTTCTTCGGCACCATGGCGCCGGGAAACGGAGCGGAGGCGAACGGAATCTCGGATACATGCGGGTATATTGTTTCACTGACCAACGACGGTAAACTAAGGTGGAAGCAACAAGTTACACCGTGGAGTCATCACGCCTGGATGCTGCTGCTTTCCGACAGTTTAGGCACCGCCGATATCTACACGCTTCGGGTGGTTGGGCGAGCCAATAGCGGCAGCAGTGTTCCGATCTTCGAGAAGCTGAATGCCGTGACCGGTGAGGTCGTGTCCCGCTGTTCACAGGGATTGGGCAATAGAACGAGGTTGTTGCCGCTTAAGACTTCGGCTAATTATGCTTCATTACTGGTCTCCGACACGGGGGTGATCGTAATGGATCGAGATTTAAATAAAGTGAGGGCCGTATCGCTGCCGGGTTGTCGTCTGTACGTGGCAAAGGACTTCGACGGCGACAAAATGTGTGAAATTCTGGCTGTTAAGGCGGACTCGTTGTTTATCCTGGACACTCTCCTTGAATGCAAAGCTCATTTCCGCTGTGATCAGATCCGTCGTATCGACCGCGTCTTTTCATTTAACCGATCGCTTCCATGCAAGACAGACATAGAGCCGGCTTCGCTCATCTACCTCCGCGAGTCGCATTTCTCTTCCAGTAAATACTGGTTTGTGTTGTCTCGGATTATCCCGGGAAAACTTCCCTGGAAAGAACAGATAGGGGAGGTATTGCGGGAGTCGGATTGGCCGCGAGCGTCAAACCTGGCCGCAATCTGCTTCGTTCTGGGCGGGTTGGTCTTCGTAAGCAAGCGCAGAGCGGTCGATCCCGGCGATACGATCTCAACCAATCCCGGTTTCTCGCACCTGTTGACCACCCTGACCAATTTCAATCACGGCCAGACGGCCTCAACCAACCTGAATCGCCTGGCGTTTCTGATCAAAAACATCCCGGGTGAGGAGTCAATGTTAGGGCCGTTTTCCGAGAGTTTGTCCGACGCTATGCAGACCTTTCATCAGTTCACACGTCGACAGATCGACGATGTCGTCAGCGCCGTACGCCGCTCCGGACTGACTACGATCGATAAAAAGAGTTTCGAGGAATCAGCGGCGCGCCTCGTATCCAGCGTGCTTGAGATCAATCCCCAGGATGTGAGATCCCTGTCACGCCATGCCGGACATTATAAAAAAACGCTGCCTCCCGCTGTCGAGGACGTCAGGCAACATATCAAGCAGGCACGCTTCGATGTCAAGCGGCAATTCCAAACGGATGTCGTTCTCGAAACGAGTAGAGTTTTGTCGAGCACGGCATCGGAAATGAAGGAAGAAGGGATTGTCGCTCCGAAGGTGAGTATCAGCGGCGATGCGGGCGCCAGGGCTTTTTTCGATGCAAGCGAGTATCGTACGATCGTGGAGGAGTTGTTGTCCAATGCGCGGCGGGTGTTGAAGCAGAGCGACCGGAAATCGATAGAAGTGCAGATCGAGCTTAACGAGTCCATCGTGGTACGCGTTATCGATTCGGGTCCCGGGTTGGCGTCTGGAGATTTCACGCGAGTTTTCGACAGAGGATTTTCCACCAAATCGGTCGGTGGCGGATACGGCCTGTATCACGCGGCTACTACCGTAGCCAAGTATGACGGTATTATTCGAGTCGCGGAGAGTGAACCGTTCAAGCGCACGGTATTTTTGTTGGAACTGACGCGTATTCAGCAGGCGGATTCATGA
- a CDS encoding response regulator yields MERTELQEIRLCRARPLLLVVDDDQDMANDLKLLLAQAFDVITCGGSSLGMRVIEEKQPDCVLLDIDMEAHFATDRRREGLVFLRRLREQVQSSQLSGIPVILISESQEPDADHGADDFFHKPIDLGPLVKRINELIKS; encoded by the coding sequence ATGGAAAGGACGGAGCTACAAGAGATACGTTTATGTCGAGCACGGCCGCTTCTGCTGGTGGTCGATGATGATCAGGATATGGCCAATGACCTCAAGCTGCTTTTAGCGCAAGCATTCGATGTGATTACCTGTGGCGGCAGTTCTCTGGGAATGCGGGTGATAGAAGAAAAGCAACCTGACTGCGTTTTGCTCGACATAGATATGGAGGCCCACTTCGCAACCGATCGGCGGCGGGAGGGACTGGTTTTTCTCAGACGACTTCGTGAGCAAGTTCAATCGTCTCAACTATCCGGTATTCCGGTGATACTGATCTCGGAATCACAGGAACCCGATGCGGACCACGGCGCCGATGATTTCTTTCACAAGCCGATCGACCTGGGGCCGCTGGTGAAACGCATCAATGAACTGATAAAGTCCTGA
- a CDS encoding tetratricopeptide repeat protein, with product MTVFDYYKELSVGRTADEEEIKEALNREARIWTNRTNAPDAHHRDEAKRRLEKLDEIEQCLLVPAKREAYDASLKQSSREVATIGEAIVSESSDAKSMIDEVWRLLAIGDIPGALWLATKATERFPTNPWVWAVLGQAKFRWGQTDDAVYEYRRAINLDPRPSEFYFDLGTVYESVEQWQEALDNFERAARIDPDIVMYRSAVGSVLVRMDRYHQAIPILEGCVAEEKDNLTYSWYLAMAYNDMIIDEWIEGPDGRKYCVSKESAERGLDYFSRAIKLEFDNAAMRQTVEKNFVVTQWALAKHWSRDLTSTVKQAALVLFGGAVLSAGAEKAFGSEMASIVFLGIIGVWIWSGFKLGWKINRIALGMQ from the coding sequence GTGACCGTGTTTGATTACTACAAAGAACTGTCTGTTGGTCGCACGGCCGATGAGGAAGAGATAAAAGAGGCCCTGAACAGAGAAGCCCGTATATGGACCAACCGGACTAACGCTCCCGATGCGCACCACCGCGACGAGGCGAAACGTCGATTAGAGAAACTCGATGAAATCGAACAGTGCCTCCTGGTTCCAGCTAAACGCGAGGCCTACGACGCGAGCCTCAAACAAAGCTCCAGGGAGGTAGCAACCATAGGAGAAGCGATTGTCAGTGAATCATCCGATGCCAAGTCAATGATCGATGAGGTCTGGCGGCTGCTTGCTATAGGAGATATACCGGGTGCGCTGTGGTTAGCGACCAAGGCAACCGAAAGATTCCCAACAAATCCATGGGTCTGGGCGGTGCTGGGGCAAGCCAAATTCCGTTGGGGACAAACAGATGATGCCGTGTATGAGTACCGACGGGCCATTAATTTGGACCCAAGGCCATCGGAGTTTTACTTCGACCTCGGTACAGTCTATGAATCTGTCGAACAATGGCAAGAGGCCCTCGATAATTTCGAACGTGCTGCCAGGATAGATCCGGATATCGTGATGTATCGATCCGCGGTAGGGAGTGTTCTTGTCAGAATGGACCGGTACCATCAGGCTATTCCTATTCTCGAGGGGTGTGTGGCTGAGGAAAAGGACAATCTGACCTATAGCTGGTATCTGGCCATGGCCTACAACGACATGATCATCGACGAATGGATCGAAGGCCCGGATGGGAGAAAATACTGTGTAAGCAAGGAGTCGGCAGAAAGAGGACTGGATTATTTCTCCAGGGCTATCAAGCTGGAGTTTGACAATGCGGCAATGAGGCAGACTGTGGAGAAGAATTTTGTCGTAACTCAGTGGGCCCTGGCAAAGCACTGGTCTCGCGATCTGACTAGCACCGTTAAGCAGGCCGCTCTGGTACTGTTCGGCGGGGCAGTCCTGTCGGCAGGAGCGGAAAAAGCCTTTGGAAGTGAAATGGCGAGTATCGTCTTCCTTGGCATAATCGGCGTATGGATATGGTCCGGTTTCAAGCTGGGCTGGAAAATAAACAGGATTGCACTGGGAATGCAATGA
- a CDS encoding VCBS repeat-containing protein — protein MKLTPLHECATLAALLITILISGAAAQDTLFVAGADYVTGDGPRDVVSIDLDGDGDNDLAIPNCFSDLISVFLNNGDGTFADRVDYTCGSMPVNICSADLDGDLDNDLVVACGDADSLAILFNNGDATFQSAVTYVTADSPHEVVAAYLDEDNDIDLAVANYHSSNVSVFLNDGFGVFSVAVNYSVGSYPYAICSSDLDEDGDNDLVTTAEWNGYISVLMNNGDGTFAPKINYSTNTGPVSVCANDLDGDDDKDLAVANENSDNMAVFFNHGDGSFAEAVYYDINADHPWDIHSDDIDGDGDYDLVLANNGGDQISIMLNDGFGVFEVSGNYDVGAEPHSSDLADLDGDGDKDMIVVCRDDDIVSILFNTSGPYPCCEIRSDIDHNGSGPDISDLVYLVAYMFQEGAEPPCSYDGLFTEADINGDAAGPDISDLIYLVQYMFQSGPAPVPCP, from the coding sequence ATGAAGCTCACACCACTTCACGAATGTGCAACACTGGCTGCTTTACTGATCACGATATTGATATCAGGTGCAGCCGCTCAGGACACACTGTTTGTTGCCGGTGCCGACTATGTAACCGGAGATGGCCCTCGCGACGTCGTTTCGATTGACCTTGACGGTGACGGGGACAATGATCTCGCTATTCCTAATTGCTTTTCCGATTTAATCTCCGTTTTTCTGAACAACGGTGACGGTACTTTCGCAGACAGAGTGGATTACACTTGCGGCAGTATGCCCGTGAATATATGCTCGGCGGATCTTGACGGCGACCTCGACAATGATCTCGTGGTTGCCTGCGGAGATGCGGACAGCCTGGCCATTCTCTTCAACAACGGCGACGCAACCTTCCAAAGCGCCGTTACTTACGTTACGGCCGATAGTCCCCATGAGGTTGTGGCGGCCTATCTTGACGAAGACAATGATATCGATCTTGCCGTCGCGAATTACCATTCCAGCAATGTCTCGGTTTTCCTGAACGATGGCTTCGGGGTTTTCAGTGTTGCCGTCAACTACAGCGTAGGGAGCTATCCGTATGCGATCTGCTCCTCCGATCTTGATGAGGACGGCGATAATGATCTGGTGACAACGGCCGAATGGAATGGCTACATCTCCGTTCTTATGAATAACGGTGACGGAACTTTTGCACCAAAGATTAATTATAGCACTAACACGGGTCCGGTATCGGTTTGCGCCAATGATCTTGACGGAGACGATGACAAAGATCTCGCAGTAGCCAATGAAAACTCAGACAATATGGCCGTGTTCTTCAACCACGGCGACGGCTCGTTTGCCGAGGCCGTCTACTACGATATAAATGCGGATCACCCCTGGGATATACATTCAGACGACATAGACGGCGACGGTGATTATGATCTCGTATTGGCCAACAACGGTGGAGATCAGATATCCATCATGCTGAACGACGGTTTCGGTGTTTTCGAAGTATCGGGTAATTATGATGTTGGTGCGGAGCCCCACTCGTCCGACCTGGCCGATCTTGACGGTGACGGCGACAAAGATATGATCGTTGTATGCCGAGACGACGATATTGTCTCGATCCTGTTCAACACGAGCGGTCCTTATCCATGCTGTGAGATCCGATCGGATATAGATCATAACGGATCCGGTCCGGATATTTCCGATCTGGTCTATCTGGTCGCTTATATGTTTCAGGAGGGAGCAGAACCACCGTGCAGCTACGATGGTTTGTTCACCGAGGCTGATATCAACGGCGATGCTGCCGGACCCGACATCAGCGATCTGATTTATCTAGTGCAGTACATGTTCCAGAGTGGACCGGCGCCGGTTCCTTGTCCGTGA
- a CDS encoding class I SAM-dependent methyltransferase — MKYADPYQKLAIVYDLMSADRHSEQMTEYCRSIFNRLKIQPQRGLDLCCGTGTAIEIFTDWGITMSGLDGSSSMLAVAARKLKGRGVKLYHKRLPKFRLLDRDRPVPVTFDLVTSFYDSLNYIQTQKDLRATFRSVAEHLEPGGWFIFDMNTEAALTQIWGGQVYADAHEDIAWVWKNDYDARRHRATCQTTCFYREGTHWARFDELHTERAYPNETIVKLLKATGFEVRGLYNCGTFRKPTRNCYRIAVVARKRTGGPRLGGC, encoded by the coding sequence ATGAAATACGCCGACCCCTATCAAAAACTCGCTATTGTCTACGACCTGATGAGCGCCGACCGGCATTCAGAGCAGATGACCGAATATTGCCGGAGCATTTTCAACCGCCTCAAAATCCAGCCGCAACGTGGGCTCGATCTGTGCTGCGGCACCGGCACCGCGATCGAGATTTTCACTGATTGGGGCATTACGATGTCCGGTCTCGACGGCAGCTCTTCGATGCTGGCCGTAGCGGCGCGCAAACTCAAGGGCCGGGGTGTGAAGCTCTACCACAAACGTCTCCCGAAATTCCGATTGCTGGATCGCGATCGTCCGGTCCCGGTCACGTTCGACCTGGTCACCTCGTTCTACGACTCGCTCAACTACATACAGACACAAAAGGATCTTCGGGCGACCTTCCGCTCCGTAGCTGAGCACCTCGAACCGGGCGGCTGGTTTATCTTCGATATGAACACCGAGGCGGCGTTGACCCAGATCTGGGGCGGGCAGGTGTATGCCGACGCACATGAGGATATCGCCTGGGTCTGGAAAAACGACTACGATGCGCGGCGACATCGCGCTACCTGTCAAACCACCTGTTTCTACCGGGAGGGGACGCATTGGGCGCGGTTCGACGAACTGCATACCGAGCGGGCTTATCCCAACGAGACGATCGTGAAGCTGCTGAAAGCGACCGGATTCGAGGTCCGGGGGCTGTACAACTGCGGAACCTTCCGCAAACCGACCAGGAACTGTTATCGAATCGCCGTCGTAGCCCGGAAGCGGACGGGTGGCCCGAGGCTTGGGGGCTGTTGA
- a CDS encoding TlpA disulfide reductase family protein has translation MRYIILMVCLAFVMADEPAAQTTNDIQLSTTILPDTDQYHGSKVLQFAKPAEGTISVPPNWTDVETAVVGDNPRLIAAIVVRFKDERGEVGYAIANDGKTAVDSTSVLSFHRGGNRMIADFSIAVRSDRDAADAERQISYQIVLSKDRVIARLAECREGTLRVNDRDYGIRLYAPSINNPFFDLSTDAACVIDMNRDGRYSWKWRVDDSDRTVIPSEQVKLTGPFKVDGQTFKAKAVDPVGTLLTCSDYPGDTATVVGFFAPDFSVTDLTGVTHTLGDMKGRIVLLTFWSGRCPYCEKIRLRLDTLVSRCDTTQFQAVSASTDTSRTAIAEFVQERPYAGIVVPYSVPLWKTFNARGTTPVYYVFDRDGSVMFSGSGASAFSVVEQIITNKLSTDQ, from the coding sequence ATGCGCTATATTATTCTGATGGTTTGTCTGGCGTTTGTAATGGCGGACGAGCCAGCCGCACAGACAACCAACGATATTCAGTTGTCAACGACGATCTTGCCGGATACTGATCAGTACCACGGCTCGAAAGTACTTCAGTTTGCTAAACCGGCCGAAGGGACCATTTCGGTTCCACCGAATTGGACGGACGTGGAAACAGCGGTGGTTGGTGACAATCCCCGTCTGATAGCGGCGATTGTCGTGCGATTCAAGGACGAACGAGGTGAAGTCGGATACGCCATAGCCAACGACGGGAAAACGGCTGTTGACTCAACGTCGGTGCTGAGCTTTCATCGCGGCGGCAATCGGATGATTGCCGATTTTTCAATTGCCGTTCGATCCGACAGGGATGCCGCCGACGCGGAGCGACAAATCTCCTACCAGATCGTCCTGTCCAAAGACCGTGTCATTGCTCGTCTTGCGGAATGTCGCGAAGGCACCCTCCGGGTCAATGACCGAGATTACGGTATTCGTCTCTATGCGCCCTCGATAAACAATCCGTTCTTTGATTTATCGACGGATGCTGCCTGTGTGATTGACATGAACCGGGATGGTCGTTATTCATGGAAATGGCGTGTCGATGATTCCGATCGAACAGTCATTCCTTCCGAGCAAGTCAAGCTGACCGGGCCGTTTAAGGTCGACGGACAAACGTTCAAGGCTAAGGCGGTAGATCCGGTCGGCACGCTATTAACCTGTTCTGATTATCCCGGAGATACGGCGACCGTTGTCGGTTTTTTTGCTCCTGACTTCTCTGTCACGGATCTGACCGGAGTTACCCACACTCTCGGCGACATGAAAGGTCGGATCGTACTGTTGACCTTCTGGTCCGGCAGATGCCCCTACTGTGAGAAAATCAGACTGCGACTGGATACACTTGTCTCGCGCTGTGACACCACGCAGTTCCAGGCAGTAAGCGCTTCTACCGATACGAGCAGAACGGCAATCGCGGAGTTCGTTCAAGAACGGCCTTATGCGGGCATTGTTGTTCCCTACAGTGTTCCACTATGGAAGACGTTCAACGCTCGCGGAACTACCCCGGTTTACTATGTTTTTGATCGCGACGGTTCGGTGATGTTTTCGGGATCGGGGGCTTCGGCTTTTTCTGTGGTTGAGCAGATTATTACGAACAAACTGTCGACCGACCAGTGA
- a CDS encoding NfeD family protein, translated as MSTIFWIWAAAVVVFLVLEILTPTLVFACIAAGALVAGIFSYFAPEEYYWQVGIFITASAILLPMTRTLAKKITRESPQKSNIDALIGKVALVTKAIDPDLGGQVKVEGEVWIAVADEAIAEGEKVTVGSVTGTKLHVTRKI; from the coding sequence ATGTCAACAATCTTCTGGATATGGGCGGCAGCCGTGGTGGTGTTCCTCGTACTTGAGATTCTTACACCCACCCTGGTGTTTGCCTGCATTGCCGCCGGAGCGCTCGTAGCCGGGATATTCAGCTATTTCGCTCCCGAAGAATATTATTGGCAGGTAGGGATATTCATCACGGCTTCAGCGATTCTTCTGCCGATGACTCGCACCCTGGCCAAAAAGATAACCCGGGAATCGCCGCAAAAGTCCAACATCGACGCCCTGATCGGCAAGGTCGCCCTGGTGACCAAGGCGATCGATCCGGACCTTGGCGGACAGGTAAAAGTCGAGGGAGAAGTCTGGATTGCGGTAGCCGATGAGGCCATTGCGGAGGGTGAAAAAGTAACGGTCGGTAGCGTGACCGGCACCAAGCTGCACGTTACCCGAAAGATATAG
- a CDS encoding T9SS type A sorting domain-containing protein: protein MKMLKRIEVLLTLLVLCAGVGEAAVIYEEHFDTDPGDWQFSDPSIYVDSDSGWLYIDGGGDVSDSAWINLSFILPVTIETRIRLSSGGGGYRLPWVGVSSDSGRSATTYLPNAAAGCGWKFMEAGWTLIDTMGPTAVGEWRTLKQTIYPDSGLLWVKTDSDTSYTLVVDASWSMPLNYTAISFSQPWDAECQLDYVIVTSLEEAPDSLLLPSVFVAPCDDECAVQPMEVSLTTPIEGISGSITSDEGVKFCGLDRTGLETELWQMFTQLSADSTIISFSMYPEQGDDFLAPGTHTIANLLFEVERLCLDTAYIHFDTALSEDLTWHLMFADTLGNNVVPGFEAESNSTGVIGYIPGDINGDGVGPDISDLVCLVSYMFQGDMPPCVMAAADCNGNGSGPDIADLVYLVNYMFQGGPAPRCSGSISTAKLVQRDDIIISANIEGGQTVINLKSDVDLRGLQLELVGIGSNTPTSLVDGDLDLVYGTVEGELRVGLLDMEGAALIKSGDGSIITIDGEYEIVSAMVADLAFNAIQPSIGSVAGTVVPEVYSLNQNYPNPFNPVTTISFSLAEGGQAKLELFNVMGQRVATLVDGMLDAGPHEFEWDGSAVSSGVYFYRLTTETFIDTKKMLLLK from the coding sequence ATGAAAATGCTGAAGCGAATCGAAGTACTGTTAACCCTGCTGGTCTTGTGTGCCGGCGTCGGAGAAGCAGCAGTCATTTATGAGGAACACTTCGACACCGATCCTGGAGACTGGCAGTTCAGTGATCCGTCCATATACGTAGACAGTGACTCCGGTTGGCTGTATATCGACGGGGGAGGTGACGTTAGTGATAGTGCGTGGATAAACTTATCCTTCATTCTCCCGGTTACTATTGAAACAAGAATCCGACTGAGCTCAGGTGGCGGTGGATACAGACTGCCATGGGTCGGTGTGTCTTCGGACTCCGGCAGATCAGCAACCACTTACCTTCCGAATGCGGCCGCTGGCTGTGGATGGAAGTTCATGGAAGCCGGATGGACGCTCATTGATACAATGGGCCCAACAGCAGTAGGTGAGTGGCGCACTCTGAAGCAAACAATCTACCCTGACAGCGGCTTGCTTTGGGTTAAGACTGACTCCGACACTTCATATACATTAGTAGTTGACGCATCGTGGAGTATGCCATTGAACTACACCGCAATTAGCTTCTCACAGCCTTGGGATGCCGAATGCCAGTTGGACTATGTGATTGTAACGAGTTTGGAGGAAGCCCCCGACTCCCTCCTCCTTCCCTCCGTCTTTGTTGCGCCGTGTGATGATGAGTGCGCGGTGCAACCGATGGAGGTGTCGCTGACCACGCCAATCGAGGGGATCAGCGGCTCAATTACATCCGACGAAGGCGTCAAGTTCTGCGGCCTCGATCGCACCGGTCTGGAGACAGAATTGTGGCAGATGTTCACGCAGCTCAGCGCCGATTCAACGATCATCTCGTTCTCGATGTACCCGGAGCAGGGGGATGACTTCCTTGCCCCCGGTACTCACACTATCGCCAACCTGCTGTTCGAGGTAGAACGACTTTGCCTCGACACGGCGTACATCCATTTCGACACCGCGCTGTCGGAGGATCTGACTTGGCACCTGATGTTTGCCGACACCCTCGGCAACAATGTTGTCCCCGGCTTCGAAGCCGAAAGTAACTCAACCGGAGTGATCGGATACATTCCCGGCGACATCAACGGCGATGGTGTCGGTCCGGATATCTCCGACCTGGTCTGCCTGGTCTCATACATGTTCCAGGGAGATATGCCACCCTGTGTGATGGCCGCCGCCGACTGTAACGGCAACGGTTCCGGCCCTGATATCGCCGACCTGGTATATCTCGTGAATTATATGTTCCAGGGTGGCCCGGCGCCGCGCTGCAGCGGGTCAATATCAACGGCCAAGTTGGTACAACGGGACGACATCATAATATCCGCGAACATTGAGGGCGGTCAAACGGTGATTAACCTCAAGAGCGATGTTGACCTGCGAGGGCTCCAGTTGGAGTTGGTTGGAATCGGTTCTAATACCCCAACTAGTCTGGTCGACGGCGACCTCGATCTGGTCTATGGTACTGTCGAAGGCGAACTGCGCGTTGGCCTTCTGGATATGGAAGGGGCGGCTCTGATCAAGTCTGGCGATGGCTCAATTATCACCATCGACGGCGAGTACGAGATTGTCTCGGCGATGGTCGCTGATCTGGCTTTCAACGCTATCCAACCGAGCATAGGTAGCGTAGCCGGGACAGTTGTTCCGGAAGTCTACAGTCTCAATCAGAACTACCCCAACCCGTTTAACCCGGTGACGACGATCAGCTTCAGTCTGGCCGAGGGGGGACAGGCTAAGCTGGAGTTGTTCAACGTGATGGGCCAGCGGGTGGCGACCCTGGTTGACGGCATGCTGGATGCCGGCCCGCACGAGTTTGAATGGGATGGTTCAGCGGTGTCGAGTGGTGTGTACTTCTACCGCCTGACGACGGAGACGTTTATCGACACGAAGAAGATGTTGCTCTTGAAATAA